The Bradyrhizobium sp. CCGB01 genome segment CGCAGGCGAAGGTCGGCTTCGACGGTGCGTTCGGCGAGGCTCTTCTGCTCGGTGATGTCGACGGCGATCCCGATCAGGTGCACGCTGGAATCGGTTGCCCCGCGCGTCTTTTCGCAGCGGACGCGGAGCCAGATCCAGTGCCCGTCGACATGCTGCATGCGGAAGGTCTGGTCGATGTGGTCGATCTTCTCGGAGATGAGCTGGTCGGCGATCTCGAACAGGTCGATGTCGTCGGACTTCACCAGCGCGTTGACCTCGCCGAAGGTGAGGAGCTCGTTGCGGCCGTCGAGGCCGAGCATCGAGAACATCGACTGCGACCAGAAGATCCGGCCGCGCGACAGATCCCAGTCCCACAGGCCGCAGCGGCCGCGGTTGAGCGCGGTGTCGATGCGGCCGCGCACGGCGTCGTTGATCAGGTCGCCCTCGCGGGCGCGGGTCGACTGCCAGTGGAAGGCGAAGCCGAGGATCAGCACGACGAAGCCGGTGGTCGCCGACAGCGTCACCGAGAGCGCGGCGTCCGAGCCCCAGATCGGCTCGTTGCGCTCCTGGATCACGGTGACGAGGCCCGGCAGCGACTTGATCTGCCGCGAGGTCGCCATCGCGACGTTGCCGCTCGGCAGCGCCATGTCGGAGACGTTGTTGTCGCGCGGCGGCGCCGCGAGCAATTGCGCCGTGGTGATCGCATCGAGCAGGCGGTCGTTGCCGGCCGGGTCGCGGTCGATGGGAATGCGGGCGAGGATGCGGCGGTCGATGCCGGCCGAGGTGACGACGACGTGGCGGCCGGCGGCCGTGCCCCAGGACGGGATCAGATCGGGCAGCAGGGACGGCAGGTTCTCGATGTTCTTCAGCCGCTCCTGCCGCGTGAAGGTGAGGCGATCGATACGCTCGGCGAGCAGGTCGGCCAGCGCCGAGATGTCGTGGCGGACGACCTGCCGCTTCTGGCGCGTCTGATCGACGACCTGCACGAACGCGCCGAGGCAGATCGTGATCAGGAATGCGATGATGAGCGTCGGCACGGCGCGGCGCAGCGCCGGCTCCGCGATCAGGAGCCGATGATAGGCAGGTTTCGCGATCGATTGCGCCAATCCCTTGATCGAATCGGATTGGACACACGCGTTCGCGGCGTCTGCGCGCGCCATGCCTTCGGCCCCCTGAAACCTGCTTGCAACTGAAGCTCGGAAGCAGCCCCACATCGCTTCCGAATCATGTCCGATTTGAATCCAGTTTTCGCAGGCTGTCGAGAGTCAACGAATCGTTAACGCGAATTTATTCTTATCCAACGGGCAGTTCGCGCATCGCGCGGCCGCAAACTTGCGTGCGCGGCGAGTCCGAAACGAGAACGTGTGACTCCGCGCACATTCTGGATCACGCGCGCGGCGGTTCGGCGTGACTGATCACGCGCTTCACGCTCGGGAACGCGCGGCGCAGCGCGCGCTCGATCGCGTCGACATGCTCGTGCACCTTGATGACGCTCATCGACGGCTCGCCGCGGCAGTGGAAGTTGACGATCTCGCCGGCGTCGGTGTTGCGGACGCGGACATTGTGGATGTCGTGGATCTCGCTGCCGGCGGCAAATTCCGTCAGGGCGGAGGCGATCGCCTGCACCCGTTCCGGCACCGCGTCGACCCCGAACGGCAGTTCCGGTTCCAGCGGCTCGATGTGGACGTCGACCTCGACGTCCGCGCCGAACTCCTCCTGGATGTTGCGCTCCAGCGTGTTGGCGATGTCGTGGGCGGCGTCGAGCCGCATCCCGGCGTCGACCTCGAGGTCGATGCCGACGATCAGCTTGGCGCCCAGATCCCGCACTGTGCCCAGATCGTGCACCGTGACGTGGTGGATGGCGAGACCCGAATTGTGCGCGATCACCATGATCCGGTCGCGTACGGTCTCGTTGTCGCGCGCGACGGGCACGGCAGTGAAGGTGAGGTCGGCGTCGCCGAATGCTCTGTCGACGGCCGCCTGCGCCTTGCGCTTGATCTCCTCGACGCGGTCGATCGGATAGGTCCGCGGCACCTTCGCGATGGCGTCGATGAAGGTGGTCGCTCCCACCATGCGCACCCGCAGCCGTTCGACGCCGATCACGCCGGGGACGCTGCGGATCGCGGCCGTGGCCTTCTGCTGCGCGCCCTCGGGGGCGCGATCGACCAGGGTCTCCACGGTCGACCCGGCCATGCGCAGGCCGAGCAGGGCGATCATCACGGCAACGGCGGCGGCGGCCGCCGCGTCGCCCCACCAGAAGCCGAGGGCGGCGAGGATCAGGCCCGCGATCACGGCGAACGAGCCCATCACGTCGGAGGCGAAATGCAGCG includes the following:
- a CDS encoding cation-efflux pump encodes the protein MTSQHNKTSVAAISIFASGGMAAAKFAVGIAIGSLALISEALHSSIDLVATIITWAVVRVSDKPADEEHHYGHGKLESISALGVTALLYVLAGGILVESYSRLREGTAPPTISAVPFVVLVIDIVVNLWRARALHRAARETRSQALAADALHFASDVMGSFAVIAGLILAALGFWWGDAAAAAAVAVMIALLGLRMAGSTVETLVDRAPEGAQQKATAAIRSVPGVIGVERLRVRMVGATTFIDAIAKVPRTYPIDRVEEIKRKAQAAVDRAFGDADLTFTAVPVARDNETVRDRIMVIAHNSGLAIHHVTVHDLGTVRDLGAKLIVGIDLEVDAGMRLDAAHDIANTLERNIQEEFGADVEVDVHIEPLEPELPFGVDAVPERVQAIASALTEFAAGSEIHDIHNVRVRNTDAGEIVNFHCRGEPSMSVIKVHEHVDAIERALRRAFPSVKRVISHAEPPRA